The Anopheles gambiae chromosome 2, idAnoGambNW_F1_1, whole genome shotgun sequence genomic sequence CGAAACTACGACGGACCAATCGACATCTCGGGCAGCAcaacctgcagcagcacaaaagAGAAGGCTTCGAACCACCAGCAATGTTGATCGACAGAGGGTTATAAATGCTCAccaaaatggatgcaatgcggcTGATATTTCTAAAATGCTTAACGTACATCGCTCAACAGTGTAtagtataataaaaaaatatgaaaccaAAAAATTGAGGCTGCTAAACGTGGAAGTATTagggagaaaaaataattgcAGCTATTggcgaaaaaataaaagaatgaaTAGATGAAGATTGCATAATAACTTTACAAAGGTGGTAGAAAAAGTATTCGAGGAATTTTCTATTCGTGTGAGTAAGGCTACTGTAGCAAGGGAAATCAAGAGTTTTCATTATTCTTTAAAgagaattataaaaaaaacccgaacgTAGGAATAATCCGCCAACCGTAGAGATTCGCAGAGATAACGCATCAAATTTTTATGCGTTGACCGGGCAGATTTCTGATACGAATGTGATATTTGTTGACGAGATGGGCTCTGTATCAGCATGAGAGCAAATAAAGGGAGATCGGCTGTTGGAACGCCAGCAGTTAAAGTAGTACCATAAATACGCACTCGCAATGTTTCCATCATATGTGCTATATAGATCAGGAATTCAAATGTACAAGACAGCAGAAAGAGCAGTAAATCATGATTCCATTTTGGAATTTATTAGAGATTTGAAGAGCAAGTTAAGCGCAACGACGAATAATCTACGTTATGAATAACGTAGCTTTTCATAAGTGTTATGAAATACGCCATCAAATAGAAGACGAAGGGGATGAAGTTCGATACCTTCCTCCTTATTCGCCGTTCTTCAATCCTATTAAGAACTTATTTAGTAAGTGGAAAGAAATCACTAAAAGGGCAAACGCAAATAACAATGCAGAACTTATTGAGGCCATTTAGAGAAGAGCTTAATTAATTACTTCTAATGACTGTGAAGGATATATCAGAAATATGTGGACATATCTTCATCGGTGCCTTAACAGTGAGGAAATATACGATTAGctcctttgtttttattattgaatTACCAATACATCGTGAAAAGTGATGCAAAAATGTCAAgttcatataaaaatgttattattttataattcgTTGGAATAAAAGACAAGAATTTTTTGGAACAAGTATTGAAATGATTATTAGATACAAATGTGGTTGCTTATTATTTAGGACGAGCAGCATCAgctataaaatttaaaaatatttgtcTTTCAACTAACTAAAACATTTCACCGATTTGAATTAACTGTAGACAAACAGAATCCGAACTGTCATGTGTAGGCATTAAACGTCAAATAACACATATGTACATACGTACCTTTACATTTATAGAAATGTCAAAAAGATGTGAACTGTCAAAAGAATAATAAAGAAGTCAATTCACGCTGAACTGTTAACAGAAAAACACGTGAATCTGTGTCTGCTGTCCTTACGTCCTTATGTCCCTACGTTCAGCTCGCCTCCTACATAACCTTTACTCGGTTGGCTTATCCTTACAGTACAATAAATTGAAGCTTGTTACAAgactaaattatttttttctgaacCATTTCTAACGTTCGCAAAATCTTCAaatttaatatgtttaaattaaatccaGGTAGAAAAATCGTTTTTGATTGCTTATTTCTCTGATTCCGattgacttgaaatttgaaatgtgAGTGTAAACCACAGCCATctttttttgatatttttcgtAGTCTTTTATTAgtataaaggccgggctacattgatcgtactcgcaagtgtaattttgattttcactagcgcatctggcggcggctgactgaagcattttgccaaacaatttggagccgctcaagaaaatatgttaattttccatgttttttactttaattagAGGagcaaagttttgtaaaacgtagatacacatgttttgcacgcattgcatccgtttttgcaatggaaaacgatggaaaaactactttaTTTTGAGATCCGACATGACCATCCCCccatgaccaaaaaaagcttccaccagtcgccgccagatgcgctagtgaaaattaaaattacgcAATTTTAGACAACATCATTCATTCAAATGGAAACTCCTTTATCTTTTACATTAGTCGTTGACAAATCTCAATTTGTATACTCAATACCAATATTtagatcttcttcttctttttggctcaacaaccgttgtcggtcaaggcctgcctatacCACTTGTGGGGCTTGGCTTTTAGTGATTTATGGATTACCccctcatagcaggatagtcaatcctacgtatggcggcacggtccatttggggcttaaacccatgacgggcatgttgttagagTCGTAccagttgacgactgtactacgggaCCGGCTAACCAATATTTAGATATTTTCGAataatagtgtaatatataGTTATCTAAACTATTAAAGCCATATCACTGAGAaaatttttaaagtaaaaaaatgtattcaatgttatgttatgtttttttttaatcctgTCAACTTTGAGAAtcacaaacataaaaacagtAGTGATTTGAACCAATTTATGCACAGTTCTAGAAActgcattaatttatttaattttcgtcAAAATATTCCATTGATATTGGATAATCAAAAGTTATAAACCTCCAAAGTCGATGGCTACCTGGATAGCCTGGAATATGATGTTTTTTGGGTTGGCAGTGACAGGGTTAATCTCCGTACATTTTTTACGTGGTATGTTTTAATCAAAGAAAACCGACTGTATTatgcatttaaaaacattacgATAGCCTTgaaagtttaaaataataaataataaaatacataaaaataaataataatttgtatGAAGGATTGAAGTTCGCTGTATCAACTACTTGCGTGACAAGTCATCCAGCATACATTTTCCAGATTCGAGTTGGGATTTTCGGGTCCAAAACCTAGTGTTACCAAATCGAAAAGGGTTTACGGATTCGAATTGTATGTACGATGTTGAAAATCGTTTAACGTGTTCTAGAAATAGTGTTACGATGTTTAATTGgcttgagaaaccctgtaaatatGATCTTCCCTTTCAAAAACTTGCATCGAATACTACGGATGGAGCAAAAGCAATGACAGGAAATACAAAAGGAATTATAGCTCGAATTTCACATAAACTCCAAGAACTTCatctaaattaaattattaaacgtTTTCATTGCCTGATACACTAACAAGTTactacttatccggcgctacaaccacTTTGAGGTCTTGACCtacctcaggagtgtccgaaaccgctcacggtctcgcgcctccgtctgccagtccgttatcccggccttaatggcggacgcctccacgccctcttgccacctcaatttgggcttACCCCGAATTGCTCTgcaatgggatgggatccgaagccctcCGAGGGGTAatacaggctctcccatccaactactatcccgacacgtcctcgtcgtgcagagtggtaacatgtgccTCCATATATCCTAGCTTTTGTACACGGGCTAGATCCAACCtcttgggcggatggtggcatgtggcgaaccaggaggggggtgggtatcccgggaaactgggtgcctgaacgtcggggggggCAACGTCGTTTATTCTCACGGAATAAACGAGTATATAAAGCATCAGGGATGTACACTAACAAGTATCGtgtgtaatttttttaaaattagaaCCAGTTTTGAAAACATTTACAAACGTTGTGAGTTTTATACGATCACGCGCTTTAAATCATCGACAATTTGAGACATTTCTAAATGAATCTGATGCTGAATTCCAAACCAATCCGTACTACACGGAGGTTCATTGGTTGTCGTGTCATAAGGTTATTAAAaccttttgtttaattttaccaGAAATTATCTCGTTTTTGAAACTGAAGGATGAAAACAATATGCACATCACGGCACTTCAAGATAAATTTTGGCAGCAGGATCTTGCATTTCTTACAGATATAACAGGACATTTAAACGATCTAAATTTAAAAAGGCAAGGCAAAAATCAATTGATAACCAATATGTACGACTCACTAAAAGCATTTGTAGTGAAGTTAACATTTTTTGATACTCACATCCTTAAAGATGAACAGTTACACTTTCCAACCTGCGTTAAAATTAAGAACAAGACTGAATGATTACATTTTGACAAGTATGCATCGAGAATAGTTGAACTCAGAAAAGAATTCGAAAGCAGATTTGTTGATATAAAATACTTGGAAcatatattttcttttattgttgGGCCATTCTCGGTGGAGGTTGAGAAGCTTCCACATGATATGCAATTAGAAGTAATTTACTTTCAGTATGTTTCTGCATTAAAATAGAAATACAGAGAGGTCGGAAGCCCAGCAATATACAGTCATCTGAATGAAAAATTCCCTTTTATGAAAAAGAGAACAGAAGAAATTTTGAGTTACTTCGGAAGCACATACCTTTGTGAAACGTTGTTTTCACAAATGAAAGTTAACAAAATAGCTCACAGAACTAGATTAACCGATCGAAACTTtagcaatgtttcaaaaattgtATGTTCACAAAAAATTCATCCGAATATCGAAGAAATTGCAGAAAAACAAACGGTGCCAGGTTTCAATcgagaaatacaaaaaatattttttttgtacaagaccctatttgaaattttatgaaaCACATGAGCTCAATGAATCATATAAATGAATCGAAGAAAAGTATTGTCTTTTTTCATGGGTCATTTTTCGATTTTCAACTTTGCAGCCCGCAGTTCATTAAAAATTTGTATCACTATCAAAATGTGTTTGACTCAGCTGACATAAACGAATGGCACAGTGTACTTTATACATAAGTTTATCAGCGGTTACATTGACGCCCCGTTTCTATGACCAATTAATATTCAGGCACCTAGTAGGAATCTAAGGCAACGTCCCTTATTTAGTACTGTTTGTAGGTCTACGATATTTGGTTCTGATGATCCACTTTTGAGAATGATCAACTCATATAGCCCTGTTAACAGTATTGTCGATCCTAGCGTAAGCgtaagggcggtggcaacgctttttcgcatgcgattttatcggacggcctgtcaaatttttatatgggatttgacagataacgtcggacgacgaaatcgcacgtccgacgttatctgttaaatcccatataaatctcgtccgataaaatcttATCCGatcagcgttgccaccgccctaaaTGTGCTAATATAAACTTTGCAAAGCTTATACTGACGAGtgaaatttttattatttttgttaatttatttttgtggtcagcttttatttatttgctcatGAGTTGAGTTTTTGTATTAGTTAGTAAACTAGTATTAAGTTATGGAAGCCAGAATGGCTAGAtgattttgttaaataaatcataataataataataataataataataataataataatcataataataataataataataataataataataataataataataataataataataatgccatgcgctacgtgctcactcaaaaactgtgacgtcaggccggcggtcaaagtgttaacaaCGTTTTTGTAGGTGATGCAGGATATCCAGCTGAGACTTGGCTCGTAACGCCATATCGTGATCCGTTGAGTTTAATTTTAACATTAGACATATCAAAGGAAGGAAGTTGTCGAACATACAATAGGAATTGTTGTGgatcctgagggctcactgATGACAGCAGGGCTAATAACAATTTCCAGCaacttaaaaatattaataaaaatattagcAGAGGGAACTTTGGGCTTTTTTGAAGAAAtgctaaaaataatgaaagataAAAACTAATGTaataaatcacacacaaaaaattgtGCGCTGAATTCTTTTTATTCTGGGTAGCTTAATTGAGGTTCATCATTATTCATTAAATTCGTCGGTAATACCATGCATGATGAGAAGGTTGTGGAACATGCAACAAACGTTTATGATACGAACACATTTGTTCGGTGCATAATGTAGTAGCCTTTCACCATTCAAGCAGCGAAATCGTGCTTTGAGCAAACCAAACGTTCTTTCAATGATGGAACGTGCTTTGGCATGCTGTTCATTGAACAACGAATCTGGACTATTTGGCTCTGCATTTCTGCGCGGCTTGATAAGCCAAGGTTTCGAAGGATAAGCTGAGTCTCCTAGAATATATTAGAAAGCGtaaaatgtaaagaaaaacTTAAAATGTGACATAAAAACGTAACATGTGAATAGACCAACCCAAGAGTTTAAACATTCGGTCTCCATTTCtccatttttcttcaaaatatgAAGAAATCGGACTGGAATTATAAATGTAAGAATCGTGATCTGAGCCGCCAAACCTCGCGTCTACAAAACGGATTATTTGCCTGTGGTCACATATCTGGAAGATAAGTTTCATATAATTTTATCGCTGTTAAATTAATGCACATCACATATTTACCATCAAAGCGTTAAGACTATAAAATCCCTTTCTATTGAAATAATAGATTGAGTTGTCGTGAGGCGCAGCGATTCTTATATGGGTTCCATCGATGCACATTACTACACCAGGAACAGGTAATTTCGAGTAAAAGTATCTTCTGGCATCTGCTCTCTCGTCTTCTGTTAGATCCATGGCAATTGCGTACGTTAGTTCACGTTCCAGAACTGTTAAGGTTTGATCTAACGTTTCTGAAAAAGTAGATTGGCCAATTGTCATGGTAAAATCGTTACCAACACCCTGTCGGTAAGATCCTTGTGCAAAAAACCTTAACACAGTAGCCAGTTTTTGTTCCGCAGATAAACCACGGTTATGTTTTGGAGCAATGAATGGGGCTATTTTTGCAAGAATTTCCTCGAACAGGCTCTTCGGGAGTCGAAAATTTTGCATAAATCtagaaaagaaacatttcatcCAGTATTAAGATCAAAGTTCTatgaacaaataaacaaacagaaaagaaacagCTCACACATCAACACGATTgacgagaaaacaaaactccagGTTCTACTTACGCTTTATCGGATAATTCAAGCGGATCTAGCTGTTTCCGCAGCTCCCTACGATGTTGTGCAAGATTTTTATCAGCATCATCAATTTCACCagtgaaaaataaagaatTGAGCATGATTTTCCAATACTTTTTGTTATGCAGCACTTTTTTCGGTTGCTAACTGGCTTCGTGACTTGTTAACAACCCTAGACTGACAAGCCAATTTGACAGGTGACGAAACTACTCGATCGGTAATTATATCGATCGATATAATTTTATCGACCGGTAGGGttaacgtacctatagtggtgctagtaccaatagtggtggtattgcactaaaatgcgtctcatacgataaattaataGTAGTTAAGTTATATacgatagtgtgaaatgttctctagccttttacaaaggatttaaaaatgaaatggggccattccatttcttagtgaccgaaaaatccattattttgtaaaaggtatcagcatttttccaaaatccttaggatttcataacgatgatcatatttttgttaacgttctaaatgaccaaataacaacgcaattattagttttttaacataattgttatcaaatgatattgttttattcaaattcattggcttttgaccatttttacgtatttttaagtatttttttacgatagtgccattataggtacaccaaacaggcatgttcctatagtggtcctagttctaaaaccaataaaaacaggtaattttagatttttttcaacGGAATTTTTTActtgtcgtactgttttcattaaaataagcaacaaaaatgagttttctgtaagtaatttaccaaacaaaggccaTAATTCGCTTAtttggctgagtgaaaaatcgacttcaaatcaagcaaactcttctgggtatgggttgacgacaggtacTTCAGTCAATACtttcagtactttagtcaatattttcatcaaccaaatttatacattttttacgatcaaattacgcaagaaatcattattatggcagtaatccttgctattcacacgaaaacagcttcaaaactaagttatattgatattatacactgttttgaggcatccttgtttaccaccactataggaacacaatacgacgactataggaaccataccaccattataggtacaacgaagcaatcacaaaaatatgtattttttcttaaatttgatgtgtttcatgatTAAAATGGTTTTGCTTGCTAagttaaaacatattccaactgttatgtgttaaaatattcagaaattgtcgttcCTGACACttaaaatccattaaaatggtccaccacaaattgcaccactattggtacatttaccctaaatGAAATGCGTACGCGATACCAATTCGAGTAGATAAATTTATTGGTCGATATAGCCAAACCGGTGGTTAATTTTTATCGACTGGTTGACGATAGGCGCCACTGGCAAAAACGAATAAACATTTAGCTTTTGGCGAGCTTTTAGAATTcctcgaagaagaagaagtccaAATCGAACACATTCGAAAAATCGAAGAGAGGTTACACCGCACACAAACGTGTCGCACAATCATCTATAAAACTCATCACGATGATTCTTTTCAAACGAATGTTTTATGTATAAATGCAAGTCAAATCGAGCCAATTGCTACATGTGGAAGAGACCAACACGTAGAATTTGATAGTAGTAACAGCATTACTTGTGTTATTTTCGCAGCGTGTTCTACTAACACTTCACTCGTAAATAGTCTGGGGCATCCACAACACAACAGTACAACATATAACGCAAACCATACTAATCCGAACAGTAATTTTTATAGGCCTAGAAATAATTTCACACCACACAGAATTAACTACACACAACATAACCCTCCCCAATATAATTATGGGTACAATTATTCAAAAAGGCCATCACAATACAATATTTTTAACACCACATATAATCAACAACAAGCGAACCAAAATATGCCTAGAAAAAACTAGAACAAGGAACACGGATtaatcaaaagaaaaataccaGTATTCCCAGCGatcaaaatttttttttcttttatcaaCCTTGTAAAATTGGTAAACAAACAGAACAAGCATCACATAGTAGCATCAAGGGAGAACTCGAGACTCTTGATATAGCGGCTACAAAAGATCGTAAACTAATGATCAAAATATTAACGCGGCATTCGCATACAACAACGATTGAATATCTAATTGATTCGGAAGCGTGTTTTAATGCCTTGAGTTTTAATTCAGCAAAACAGCTTGGTCAGATAGATTACAgtgataaaattaaattaactagCTTCAATGGAACTTTATCCGAAGGGCTCGATTGtcgttaatttattaattgaaaaatCGTTATACCGCGCAAAATTTTACATAATTGAAACGCTTAGCATCCCTGGTATAATAGGAGCCATTTTTAAAAATGTacacaatttcaatttcaataatttttaaaaatgtacACAATTGTCATTAAGAAAGGCTTTCAGACAAATACTCTGAAGAAGCAAGTATACACAAAAGTAGACGAggaaaaattgaatgaaaaaaaaatatgttgcaAAATACTGTTAGTCATCAAAAGGAGAATGTCAATAACATTCAAGAGGGAAATTTTGAATTGCTCCCATGTATCGAAAAACAACAGGCAGATTGCGATTTATTCGATACGATCAAAGGAGGAAAATTAGTCGGATCAGAACGACTGGCAGAATTAATGAAAAGgataaatttaaatcatttagaTAACTA encodes the following:
- the LOC133391879 gene encoding putative nuclease HARBI1, producing MKCFFSRFMQNFRLPKSLFEEILAKIAPFIAPKHNRGLSAEQKLATVLRFFAQGSYRQGVGNDFTMTIGQSTFSETLDQTLTVLERELTYAIAMDLTEDERADARRYFYSKLPVPGVVMCIDGTHIRIAAPHDNSIYYFNRKGFYSLNALMICDHRQIIRFVDARFGGSDHDSYIYNSSPISSYFEEKWRNGDRMFKLLGDSAYPSKPWLIKPRRNAEPNSPDSLFNEQHAKARSIIERTFGLLKARFRCLNGERLLHYAPNKCVRIINVCCMFHNLLIMHGITDEFNE